The genomic region ATCGAATCGCCGACGTAAACCTCGAAGGACATGGAGTAAACGCCCGGACGATCGGCAGTGTAATAGTCGTGTTGCATCATGCCATCCCACTGCCACAAAGCTCCGTCACTGGCATAGATTTCATTCATGGTCCACATTGCCATCTCCATGCCCATCCCTGCTTCGTAAACGTGAAACGCCGAGCCAGCCGGTTGTGTGGCGTTTGTACGCTTGATCCACACGCTACTTCCAGAGGGCGGACTGGCAATGCCGCTCAGCATCCAGCCGTATTGCGCGTTGAAATAGGAGTTCTCCAGCACGTCGAACTTGGCGGGCGTGTAATCGGTGCCGAAACCAGACATCATTGTCACGGGCGTCGGCGGTGTGGCATCCACTTGGACATCGACCACCGTACCCGCCAGCGAAACGTTGGCGTGCTTCATTCCATTATGGGCAACGATTCCGTCACCATTAGTCATGCCAGGCATGGGCGGATCGACGGCGAAACTTCTTGTGGTCACGCCTAGCAGTGTGGCAAACGATATGACAAACAAGTGAACTTTCATTAGATGCAAACTCCTTACAGAAGAACACAATTGCTTAGTTAATTAGTTGAATCGTGTTTGGTGCCCTGAAGCTGCGACTACGGGAGGCCGGCTCGCCCTGGATCCCAACGGTCCACACGATTCTCGATATCAAACGTTTCATCAAACTGGTTTGCAGAGACGTGACCGTCTACCCATAAGTAGTTGGACACGCCATTGTGACGCTGGGCGTCGACTTCCGGCTTGCCACCCTGGTACCACAAATGGCCCATGGCGTGGTCGGCGTAACCCACGACTCGGATTTCCGCCGTTAGTACCGTCCGCGAAGTTGTTGGGACGCACCGCAAGTGACGGTAGGTTGGCCCGTTCGCGTTCCCGGTCAATTCCAACATTTCCATCGGCGTGAGTTCGAACCACACGTTTTGGCCGTAGCTCCAATCACGAGGCTCGAGCCCGTGATCGAGGCGGTCATCCTGCGGGCATCGGTAAATGCTGCCAAGCAAACTGGTCGGCAGCATTCCCGTATCCGGGCGAGCCGTTGGGTCGAGATGCGT from Pirellulales bacterium harbors:
- a CDS encoding PEP-CTERM sorting domain-containing protein, with the protein product MKVHLFVISFATLLGVTTRSFAVDPPMPGMTNGDGIVAHNGMKHANVSLAGTVVDVQVDATPPTPVTMMSGFGTDYTPAKFDVLENSYFNAQYGWMLSGIASPPSGSSVWIKRTNATQPAGSAFHVYEAGMGMEMAMWTMNEIYASDGALWQWDGMMQHDYYTADRPGVYSMSFEVYVGDSMGMPLAGYTHGAATFQFTAVPEPGTAVLMLCGLLCLGLRRR
- a CDS encoding DUF1559 domain-containing protein, which encodes MRELRSALTLVELLVVIAIIGVLVMLLLPAIQAVRSASRRASCANNLKQIGLAQHYYLEAHRGEFPRSTHSALAHEEMPWEFAIATHLDPTARPDTGMLPTSLLGSIYRCPQDDRLDHGLEPRDWSYGQNVWFELTPMEMLELTGNANGPTYRHLRCVPTTSRTVLTAEIRVVGYADHAMGHLWYQGGKPEVDAQRHNGVSNYLWVDGHVSANQFDETFDIENRVDRWDPGRAGLP